The genomic stretch TTATTCTCCAGATGACTTCTCAACCTTTGAAATATGGGTGTATGAAAAATCCACGACTCCACAGCGGGCGAGGTTATTCCCTAAATTCAGCCTTGAACCAAGAACCAATGGTAAATGAGATCGAAAATACTGGCCTTTCTTTTGAGCAAGCCGAACCGAACTCTTATCTGATCACATATTCTTGGAAAAGTTCACAAAGGTTATCTCTCTGGTATTAGTTTGTATAAAGAGGGCGACTGTATTATCGACCGTATTCAGTAGGTTGAGACCAGTGTTCGGTAATCAAGTCTCGACAAATTTCATACGATGAACGAATGGCTCGTCATTCTCCATCTGACCTGTCTGCCGGTTATTTCGGTAATTTCCCACCACGCCGGATCTCCCAACGAATTCGCAAGGGGTGAGCATTACAAGCCATTACCGACAGTATATTCCCACCCCTCCCATCTTCGCGTTCTTCCGGATTTCAGGATTATAAATTACCATCGTTTTCAGCCTCAAATCTCCCGTCTGGTTACATTAACTATCCGAACTTGGCGATAGCTTTCAAAGTTCATCGCGAACGACGCAACTGGTCAAGTGCAAAGTTGGTGTGCAAACACGAGGGAGGTCGTCTGGCCGTCATCGACACCCACGAAAAGATAGGATACATAAAATTGCAGAAGCCAAAGTTCTCTGAGGTCTGGGTCGGTCTGAACAGAAAAGACGTGCACTGGGTTGCTGCGGAGAACCGTAATTTCAATTCTACGTAAATAAGTCCGTCTCGTTTGGTCGGACTGCGGAGTCTCGTGGCCGGGAGAAAGCTCTCCATTTCGCTGGATTTGCAGTGCTTATTTACGATGCAAATGACAGAGAGCGCGGCTGATTCAACTGTTTCGCAGACTAATCGAGCTTCACTGAATGCAACTTAAATGGAGCGAATAGCTAAATCCCACCGCGGACGCCGCGTCAGCTTTAATGCGATGCAATCCAATATCGCACATTTCTATGAACGAACACAGCACACATTCTGCATATACTTATAGACAAATACACCGGACTGCAGCCATAATTGCACGTGCAAATCCAGCCAATGATTTTTCCCGGCGATGCTGACGCGGagtgaaatttattacaccATAACTACCGGTCTCTAAttttgattaatcgattctgTTTCACTGATCACCCATTCAGCGGAATCGCGACACACGCGTTTACCTTGGGAAACGAATGGTCCGGATTCCTTCGGAAATTGTGCCGCTGTAAACGTTAGGGGTGACGGACTGTGTAATAAGGTTTGTATATGGCGAAAGGCGTTCGTCTGCGAAATTCCCACTGCCACAGCCATGTCGTATCAGATACGGAACACGGTCTAGACTCCAGGCCAACAGAGGAAGTCGGAATCTCGGAGAAAACTGTATCTCCGTTGCAATGGAAGGCAGGGAGCAAAagaagccaaaaaaaaaaaaaatattgaatggtATAAATAAGCTCAACCTTGTGTAATTcaaggggtgaaaaataaagaccGATCACCAAACAAAAACTTGTATGAATTACTTTGATGTCTTTAGCGTATAGTCCGTTGTTTGATACCGCTCTTTGTTTCTATAtcaagattattttttcactgtataaattatttctaccAACATCAATGAAAAAGTCACGTCTACCGATCCTCCGATTGAGCTGCTTACCAAATAAAGATGCGATGTCACATTACCGAGTCCATTTAATACGGATGGTTGTTGAGTGATGGCCGAGAGACGGTTGGGAAGATGAAAAGGCCGGCAAAGATAATGGCGCTGGGTCTATAtactacatatattatacgtatgtaccaGCTAAGTCCGTATTTTTTAAGTCCTGGTGCGATTATCTCTCAAGCTCCAGAGTTTGGGTGGAGCCATGGTCAAGAGGGTTATAGATTTCACAAAAGCTTTAGGTCCAAAAGCTCGGACTTTTCTGCGAGCTTCCCAGAGTTTTAAGGGTTTACGAGCCCCACTGGGCATTCCGAGTTTCCACGTGAACGCTTTGAGAGCACCTCCTCCCCCCGTCCTcttttcggctcagaatcaGCAGTACCAACCGACTGATATACTTATACGCGCATCATCTGGATGCTGGGATGGAAGGAGGACGGCAGCTTTTGTCGGTAGTATCTTCGCCGCGCAGGACCACACAATCGCAAAAGCCAGCCACATTTGTTCATTCAGGATTCATTTTATCCCGATATTTCTCGCTCCTTTATTTCATCCTCCACCGCACCGGAACGAGcctaaattttctttcattctcggCACAAGGAATACGCTCGGCCAAAATGTCTGTAACTATCTAAGAACTTAAATAGAAATTCCTGCACATATCGCTGCAGAATCGATCAACCAGTGAATCAAGACACGTACAACTATATATACTAGATACGAAGATGAGATCGGATTTTCGACCCGGTGAACTTCGAGAAATTATCCATTCGGGTCTTCGGTTTCGTGCGAGTCAGGGGTTGTCCCGGAAATGAAGCGAGTCGCGGTCCCCTTCAGTGGCGGTAAATCATACGTTCGAGATCCTCTCGGGTAGAGTCTATAGGCACTTCCGGTTATACCGAGTGGAAGATTCTGTCCGATCCCTACGGACGGGGGGCAGTGATAGGCAGATAATGGCGTATAAACGGACACGCTGGAAGGACGTGGCTGTTATTAGGCAACTAGTCTGCAAGTCGTCGCAATCGCGCAGGGTAAACAGGCAAAAGAGACATGCACAGCGGATGCTGGCGTAGAatcggcggcggcggcggcggtgggtGGCAGATAGGCGGGTATGTTGCGTTCGAAAAGTGCTTTCCATTAGCAGCAGAGCACTGAGTACAAAAGCCACCAGCGGCGAGGGTGAATACAGAAGAACCAACAGACAATGGAGGTCGTGTTCGGTGGCTGGTCTGCCCGGCAGCAGCCTGGCTGCCTACATAGCTACTCAAAATAATATCGCGGTTGCCTCATCAATCATAAGCCCAGGGTGATGAAAAGCCGCCGTTATAATACTTTCTGAATGGTAGAATCCACCCCACTAaacttatacgtataatattatatgcagCGTTTAAGCCGCGGCTTTCTCCTTGTCTCATCTGAAACCGTATACCACCACCTTTTTACTTGACATGTAGGTACCTGCTCGTGCACTTCATCTCCTCTTAATTTTCACCTCGCCTGCagttaataacaatttttcctcATAGTCACCGGATACGGAAACTCTCCGCGAGTCGGTAGGTATTTGCGGTATCATCTTGCGCATTGAGGGTGATAGCTCGTTTCCGTTCGCCTGTCtaatgttttgaaaatcatttatcaAGTTCAGGGTTCTACACAACCAGCAAAAGTTCCCCCGTTAAAACCTCATGCGAAAACTCGGCGAGCCTTATACGCGAGGCCTGCAGTTGGGTAAAAGGAGGGTGAAAAACACACCTTTCATTTCACCCCGTAGAACATGAAATAATTAACGTGTGTCTGTGTACATAATTATGTACGAGTatagtaatatatatgtatactaatgTCTCGAATCATGCGGTAGAATCCACCAGCTTGGCGATAAAACATCAAGTGAGGAGCTGCTAATTGGCCTGAAGGCTCTGCTGACAACGATCTTTATTTCCACCCGACTCTCTGCTCTTCctttgttcaattttaaaaatcgattcaccgCTCGGCGCGTGGCTACCACCAAGAAAAGCTATTAACCCCATTGTGCCTGCCATCGAACCGGTGCTAGTTCCGGACCCTAACTTTTAtgagaggaatgaaaattactgTACATACCGAAAGGTGAATGTAATATCATTCACACGCCCGTCCAGCCGCGGACAAAGTGGCTGCCGAGTGCCACTAATCGGTGACTTCAGCGCATACACAAGCATAAACACACGAAGCCCttcgaaatatgaaaaaagcgTGTTCCACACATCCTGATAAGATGTATAGCGATACGACGTGTTACCCGCGCTCAGCTGGGATCCTGCTCGGTTAGGATTGGCCAAACTTTTATGTTAATTCGAAGATAACGAGGTGAGGTTTAACCCTTGTTaggtaaatattattttggtCGTTTAATTTCAGCAATTATATACTTTGTTCCAACCTGCACGCGTTACGTTCACCTTTTAACGCGTTTTTCGTTAACACGTAACGCCCCCTCTTCGTCACAATGGTCGCAAATACGCACACTCACATCGAATCTCGTATCGAATTGTCATTACCCACCTCGCTGTTTTCACTAACGTATAATTCGCAATTACGTACACGAGGGGCCTTTTATGGTGTGTCGAATGGTTTCACGGACAACCTTGAAGGTGACTCGATGCACAGTCAGCAATCAGGAGGGTGAGATTTTCGAGTAAATAGGGTCGTTCGAGTCTTGGCTTTGTATCATATATAATTGGCTTCAgtttgatttgatttgatttcacCGGTGCACATATTCATTAGGCGTAGTGATGAAATTCACATTGTACAACTATGTGAGTAATACACCCCAATTTTATGCAGTGTATGTCGAGATTACAGAAATGCCAAACAAGATACAAATACTAGTTATCGTGTTACGTAGTCTGTATGGAAATATAAGTAGACATCgctaagagagaaaaagaatatcaGACTGTTGCATCACTTGGTTATGAGAAATGATAATCTCTACGAATGCGAGCTCGTACAGAAAACTCCGAACATCCAAAATGGTATTCAAGAAATTCCTACGGGaagaaaagtgctgaaaaaatttacttgcttgattacaaatgaaaatattggtaTCAGAAGAAGGTTACTTTATCTGAACTTCCAATGCAGGTAATAGTCTCTTGTTAGTGCAACCTCGCCGAGAGAGCTTAGACACGTCTTTTTCGCACGGTTACCAACAAGAGACTTCTCGTTATTGCAAACTGTTAACAAAGTCAAGAAAGAATGACCCTTCACCCAGGGGCATGCACTCGGAGTGCGTGGACACTAATTGCAGCGATTGCATCGCAATATTACCAAGGACGGGAAAAGTGATGTACTGCGCCAAAGTGAGAATTCCAGGAATTATCAGGCCGATAAAAACATCCGGAGAACTGGCTTGTTTTATTAAGATAAACATAATTGACCAAGAAACAAGattaactttattttcttcaagtgCGAGTCGATGTTTGTGTTGTGACGTCGCACCATCATATCTGTCATGATAAACCCCGAACCCGCGAAGCGGAGCCAAACAGAGTCGAACAACCCTAAATATATCCGACCGCGATCGACACGGCCAATCGACTATCAAGAAGTTCTCATTCAGTCAGCAGGGTTACCATCCACATtatcctttttcaaaattctccaGGACAAATTCTCCCGTTGAAGAAATTCCCCAGCAAAAAATCCCCCCTCCACTATATTCCAACGTTTGGGCTGCGCAGTCACCTTTTGCGTTTTCGTTTGGGGTGGCATATTGTGGTTTTGGTAATGCCCCTGACATACGGAGGCGGAATTATTCAAACCTTTCGCCTGCGAATGTCACCATTCCGTATTTCGTACGGGATGGTTTCgcctttcatttttaataaattcaatatcaGGGGGATATTGTCACGGTGAATTTTGTCGAGAGAGGATTTTTCCAGGAAGGATTTTGTCCTGGGAATTTTATCCTCAAGATTTGAGAGTGGGGACATTTTGTCCTCGTGCAATGTACATAGTTCCGAAAGTACCCACTCggcaaaagagagagagagagagaaaaagccAGTACTTTTCCTCTTATCGTATTCAAGGTTCACACCCACactctcacacacacacacgcaggTTAATTAAAATTGAGGATTCGCACTATGAGGCGGGGCGTGTACAACCGCCACGCGGGACTCACCTGTTTGTTATTTAGTTTCgagcattttcttttcattctcaaaaatatattcaataagTTCTGCCTCCAAACATACTCGCGTCTCTCGCCCACTCCTGATCCCATAATTTCGTATGGGCTAATCAACCGTTATAGTATCCTCGATATACATGAGTCGGAAAAGTTCACGCGGGTTATCTTGTACCACGTGTGCGTCTTGGTTTACTATAAAGTAAAGCAGAACTGCTACGCGTAGCTAGTTTTAATCCGAGGAGAGTAACCGTCTCGTTTCGAAAATGTCCATCGCGCTAAGAATGCTGTTTTTGCAGCTAGTCTGCATGTTGGTTGTTTCGGTGACGTCGAATGGTTATCAGGTACCGTATAACACCGCGTCGGTCACAACGAGTAAGTAGAAACAAATTTAATAGACTTAAAATATTCCAAACTGATTGCGAAATACGAAAAGACTCcgggaataaaaatgataaaatcacGCCTAATTTCAGCCATCAGTTTACCGGCGGGCTACGTTTACTATCCGACCGTAAATGCAGCCTACAAAATACATCAGGATAAGCTCAGTTGGAGTAACGCAAAGGATGCTTGCGCTTCCGAGGGAGGCCGCCTCGCCGTGATTGACACTCTTGAGAAAGTTGAATTCATAAATAGGATCAGGAATCCGAGTACGAATGTTTGGGTCGGTattgagaaaaagaatgacAACTGGGTTACTGCTGACACACGTGAGTATCATACCGTATATCTGAAcaattttgcaataaattttcatgatGAGAAGTTGAAGTAAAGAGCGACTAACCAACGTGCGGAAAACGTTAACTAATGCGTGTTATTCAATTTACTAGAGGCACGTTTGTTCTATCTACCGTGGGGAACGAATCAGCCTTATGGTATCGGGGACTGTGCTGCTGTAAAGAAAAGTGGTACAGGACTAAAGAGCAGGATGTGTTTCTGGTCGGAACCCTACGTCTGCGAAATTCGTACAGCAACGGTAGTGCCACAGAATGGCTATTACCAGCAACCAACAAAGAACGGACATTACATTCCATAGGTATCGGTTGACGAGATATTTCTAGGCCTGGCTAAAGAGTAGATATGGTTTGTTGATCACTGTGTgaaatatgtaattttttaaaaataataacgtttATATTCTAAATAAAATCACGCTGATAAATTCATGAATTGCGCCGCGTGTACAATCATGTCATTTTCCAGATGACTTATTGACCTTTGAAACATAGATATCTCTATATACATGACGGTACAGCGGCCGAGATTATCTTTCGAGTTCCATATTGAACCGAGAACCAATGGTAAATGAGaactaaaatatttcatcacttTGTTTTGAGCGAGACGAACCTAACTCTTATCTGATTACATATTCTTGGAAAAGTCTTGTCTTAGTTTGTATAAAGAGGGTGACTGTATTATCGAACGTGTTCAGTAGATTAAGACCAGTGTTTGGCagtcaaatttcgaaaaaacacCGGATTGCAGCCACAATTGCACGGGTTAATCCAGCGAGTGATTTTTCCGGGCGATGCTGacgcgaaatgaaatttattacaccATAACTATCGGTCTCTAATTTTGAGTAATCGATTCTGTTTCACCGATCACCCATTCGATGAAATCGCTACACACGCGTTTACCGTGCGAAACGAATTCTTCGAATGCCTTCGGAAATTGTGCTGCTGTGAACGTTAAGGGTGACGGACTGTGTAATAAGGTTTGTATTTGTCGAAGGGCGTTCGTCTGTGAAATACCCACTGCCACAGCCATGGCTTATCAGATACCAAACACGGTCTAATAGCGAAAGCCGTGTAATTTCAGCAATTATATTGTTTGTTCCAACCTGCACGCGTTACGTTCACCTTTTAACGCGTTTTTTGTTAACACGTAACGCCCCCTCTTCTTCACAATGGTCGCGAATACGTACACTCACATCGAATCTCGTATCGCATTGTCATTACCCGCCTCGCTGTTTTCACTAACGTATAATTCGCAATTACGTATACGAGGGGCCTTTTATGGTGTGTCGAATGGTTTCACGGACAACCTTGAAGGTGACTCGATGCACAGTCAGCAATCAGGAGGGTGAGATTTTCGAGCAAATAGGATCGTTCGAGTCTTGGCTTTATATCATACATAATTGGCTTTGgtttgatttgatttgattcgaactcgtatatacctataccgtAATACGTTCACTTATGCGTTATATTCAGATATTATGTTATTACTGGGATCAATTCATCGCCCaatcataaataatataacattAAACCAGTAACCAACCGCAATTTATTTATGCACACAGTGCAATCTGCGTATCAATTTGTCGACTCAACTGcaatgttatacatatatggcataat from Diprion similis isolate iyDipSimi1 chromosome 12, iyDipSimi1.1, whole genome shotgun sequence encodes the following:
- the LOC124412823 gene encoding CD209 antigen-like protein E gives rise to the protein MNEWLVILHLTCLPVISVISHHAGSPNEFARASNLPSGYINYPNLAIAFKVHRERRNWSSAKLVCKHEGGRLAVIDTHEKIGYIKLQKPKFSEVWVGLNRKDVHWVAAENPESRHTRLPWETNGPDSFGNCAAVNVRGDGLCNKVCIWRKAFVCEIPTATAMSYQIRNTV
- the LOC124412822 gene encoding hemolymph lipopolysaccharide-binding protein-like, which translates into the protein MSIALRMLFLQLVCMLVVSVTSNGYQVPYNTASVTTTISLPAGYVYYPTVNAAYKIHQDKLSWSNAKDACASEGGRLAVIDTLEKVEFINRIRNPSTNVWVGIEKKNDNWVTADTQARLFYLPWGTNQPYGIGDCAAVKKSGTGLKSRMCFWSEPYVCEIRTATVVPQNGYYQQPTKNGHYIP